Proteins from a genomic interval of Bradyrhizobium sp. CCBAU 53340:
- a CDS encoding glutathione S-transferase family protein, with product MLTVHHLNNSRSQRVLWLLEELGVPYEIVRYQRQPDMRAPKELRAIHPLGKSPVITDNGNTIAESGAIIEYLIATYGNGRLIPPPGTPERLRFTYWLHYAEGSAMQPLLLKLLFTLMPKRAPALLRPLVRKVSNQALTALVNPQLKQHMDYWESELAKSEWFAGSEFTAADIQMSFPLEAAQARGGLEQGHPKAMAFLERIHARPAYARALEKGGPYQVGR from the coding sequence ATGCTGACCGTCCACCACCTCAACAATTCGCGCTCGCAGCGCGTGCTTTGGTTGCTCGAGGAACTGGGCGTGCCTTACGAGATCGTGCGCTATCAGCGTCAGCCCGATATGCGTGCGCCGAAAGAGCTGCGCGCGATTCATCCGCTCGGCAAGTCGCCGGTCATCACCGACAACGGCAACACCATCGCCGAGTCAGGCGCGATCATCGAATATCTGATCGCCACCTACGGCAACGGCCGGCTGATCCCGCCGCCTGGCACCCCGGAGCGGCTGCGCTTCACCTATTGGCTGCACTATGCCGAAGGCTCCGCGATGCAGCCGCTGCTGCTGAAGCTGTTGTTCACCCTGATGCCGAAGCGCGCGCCGGCGCTGCTTCGTCCGCTGGTGCGCAAGGTCTCGAACCAGGCGCTCACTGCGCTGGTCAATCCGCAGCTCAAGCAGCACATGGACTATTGGGAAAGCGAGCTTGCGAAGAGCGAGTGGTTCGCCGGCAGCGAGTTCACCGCCGCCGACATCCAGATGAGCTTTCCGCTCGAGGCAGCGCAGGCGCGCGGTGGGTTAGAGCAGGGCCATCCCAAGGCGATGGCGTTTCTGGAGCGCATCCACGCGCGGCCGGCCTATGCGCGTGCCCTCGAAAAGGGCGGGCCGTACCAGGTGGGGCGGTAA